In the genome of Deltaproteobacteria bacterium, the window GTCGAATCGGACATACGCGCTGGGAAGTAGAGAATCAAGGGCTCAATGTTTTGGTCAATTACTACGGCCTGGATCATTGCTTCAAACATCACCCCACCGCCATTGTGGCTTTTGCCCTGGTCTGCTGTCTCGCCTATACCCTGTTTCAGATGTTCTATTATCGCAATCTTAAAATCCCGCTATCTCACCGAGGGTCCATGCATTATGTCAGCCAGATGTTTGTTCAAAGTCTCCATGAGATGCTTCAGAACCCTGCCCACCTAAAACCCGATTGACCTTGCCCAACCCAAACCGCCCGGACCACCGAATTACCAGCAGTCACTCCTCGCCCGTAGAGGGCCAACGACCCAGCTCGGCCTTGCCACCCATACCGACCATGTAATAACAAGTTCAAAGCTCAAAACCCAGGACTCGCGACTCTGCGCCACCCTTCAAACCAGAAAATACTCCTCCAATTCAGGACCTTATCCAAAACAAATCACGTAAATGCGGAATTCCTGCCCTACCCTCTTTCTCCTTGACACAGAATTTCCCTTCTCCTATACTCGTCTCACAAAGGGACGGCGGGAGTCCCTCCGGCGGGGCCCTCCGCTTGATGGCTCTCATCAATGGGCTCCGGCTTGCCGGGGAGCAATCGCAAGGGGAATCGATAGATGGGAGACAGCCTCGAGAAAAGACCAAGGGCCCGGGACCTGGGCATACCCCTTGAGGGCAGACCGGGACCGATGAATGCAATCACGGACGTCAAGGGGGTCGAGGTGGGCCATGCCACGCTCATAAGGGGCAAGGGGAGACTCGTCGTGGGGAAAGGCCCGGTCAGAACAGGGGTCACCGCGATCTTGCCCCGGGGCAAAAAGGGGCCCGGCCGGGTCTTTGCCGCGTGGTTTTCCCTCAACGGGAACGGCGAGATGACCGGCACCACCTGGATTGAAGAATCGGGCCTTTTAGAAGGCCCCATCATGCTGACCAATACGCACAGCGTCGGAGTTGTCCGGGACAGTGTGGTCGAATGGCTGGCAAAACACGGGCTCATGACCCAGCCATGGGCCCTCCCGGTTGTTGCGGAAACCTATGACGGTTTTCTGAACGATATCAATGGGTTCCATGTGAATAAAGAACACGTGTTTGAGGCTCTGGACAAGGCCGGTTCCGGCCCCGTGGCAGAGGGAAACGTCGGAGGCGGGACCGGAATGATCTGCTATGAATTCAAAGGGGGTATCGGGACAGCCTCAAGGAAGCTGGAGGAAAGGGATGGAGCCTATGCTATAGGCGTCCTGGTACAGGCCAACCACGGGCGGAGGAGGCAGCTCCGGGTCGCCGGCGTCCCTGTCTGTACGGATATGACAGAAAATCTGGTCTGGTCCCAGGACCGCTCGCGCGTGGCAGGCTCGATCATCATCATTGTGGCAACGGATGCACCGCTGATGCCCCACCAGTTGAAGCGAGTGGCCAGACGGGCCTCTCTGGGGCTGGCAAGAACCGGTAGCACGGCGAGCAACTACTCGGGCGACATCTTCCTCGCTTTCTCCACGGCAAATCCCGAGGTTGCAAGATCCTCAGGCGTGGCCCAGATGACCATGCTTCTTGAGGACCGAATGGATCCCATTTTTGAAGCAACCGTCCAGGCCGCTGAAGAGGCGATCATCAATGCACTGGTTGCAGCAGAGACAATGACCGGTATCGACGACCATACGGTCATAGCGATCCCCCATGACCGACTGAGGGAGGATCTTGAAAAATACGGTCGTCTGATGAGATAAGCGTGCAAGGTGAAAAGAGTGCGAGAATCGAGCCGGGAGGACGAACGGGATGAATGGAGGCAAGTCGAATACGAGCAGGGCGGGCAAGAATCCCGCTGATTTGGTGCTTCAAAACGCCGCGGTTTACACGGTCGATCCCAGCCGCCCGTGGGCGGATTCACTTGCGGTCAAGGGCAAAGAGATCGTCTATGTGGGAAGCAACACCGGGGTTGGTGCCTACATCGGCCAGGGCACAGAGGTGATAGACCTCCACGGAAAGATGGTCCTCCCGGGATTTGTCGACTCTCATGCCCACGTGTCCCTGGGTGTCTCGCTGGTTCCTTCCGTGTCGGTTCAACTCTTCAACCTGCCGTCCCTTGCCGCGTATCAGCAGGCCTTGAGAGATTTCGCGGCGAGACGTCCCGATCTGGAAGTCATCTATGGTGCAGGCTGGACCAACTCCATTTTCCCTCCCCTAGGGCCCAGAAAAGAGGACCTCGACGCCGTTGTGGCAGACCGCCCCGTGTCGATGATGTCAGAGGACGGCCACGCGGTCTGGGTAAACTCAAAGGCCCTCGAGGCAGCAGGCATCGGCAAGGGAACCCCTGATCCACGAGGTGGTGTGATAGAACGCGACCCCGAGACGGGCGAGCCCTCCGGGACACTGCGGGAAACCGCCATGGACTCCGTCCATAGTATCCTGCCTCCGTACACAGTCGAACAGATGAAGGAGGGTATACGAGCCTATGCAGCCATGGCCGCAAGAGAGGGCATCACTACCGTCCACGACCCCATGCTGATCTGTCCCGGCGACAGGGAATCCTACCTGGCCTCGGGGCTGGCCAGGAACAGTGTCGAGGCCTTTTCACAGCTCGAAGCCCACGGTGAGTTGAGCCTCCGTGTGAGAGGGTCTCTCCTGACCTTACCGACAAGAGGCCCGGCACAGGTTTCGGCATTCCTCTCGGAACGTGCCAAACACAGGGGAGCACAGTTTCAGATCAACTCGGCCAAGATATTCGCAGACGGTGTCATAGAGGGGAGCACCGCCTATCTTTTCGAACCTTACGCACACATGCCGGAATACAGGGGAAAGAGCCTCTGGGAACCGGACGCCTTGAAGGAGATCTGCAGGGTCCTGGACCGCGAGAAATTCCAGATTCACGTTCACGCCATCGGCGATGCTGCCATCAGCATGACACTCGACGCCTTTGAACACGCAAGAAACGCAAACGGCCCCCGGGACTCACGCCACCTGATCACACATCTCCAACTCCTCGGTCCCAAGGATATCCCCCGCTTTGCCTCCCTGGGGGTCATCGGGGTACCCCAGCCCATCTGGTTTCTGAAGGGCGACTACTACTACAAACTGGCACTCCCTTACCTGGGCCGCGAGAGGGCAGATCGCCAGTACCCCATGAAGAGCTTTTTCGAGGCCGGTGTCAGGATGGCCGGGGCAAGCGATTTTCCGGTCACGCTCCCATGCCCTCCTCTGCTCGGCATCATGACCGGTGTAACGAGATGCGAGCCGGGCGTCGCAGACCCAGGCGAGGTACTCTGGCCGGAAGAGCGGGCAAGCCTCAAGGACATGATCGCCTGCTTTACGATCAACGGCGCGTACGCCAATTTCCTCGAAAGGGAAACAGGCTCGCTCCAGGTAGGCAAAGTGGCGGACATCGTTGTAATCGACGGGAACCTCTTCGAGATGCCTGCCTCTGAGATCGGGAAGACCCGGGTTGTGCTGACCCTCTTTGAGGGAAGAGAGGTCTACCGGGATGCTTCACTCCACGGGGAATAGGGTTTTCTCCCCTGGGGGCTAGGCTCTCTCCAGTAGTTCGTTGGCCCCGGCCGACCCCTCTTGCTGTTATGAGACTTCCTTTCGGCCAAGAACCGAGTCAAGAGGGGGGGCACCTTCAGAGCATGCCCTTCCGGCGCGACCCGGCCCGGGGGGGCGGGGAACTATAAACGGTTCCCCGTATCCAAAGGAGGTGGTGTGCAAACCACCGGAGCGAGGGGGAGAGAGAACGCCGTCAAATCCAGACGCCCCCTTTTTTCCTGGGTATGGAACATGACAAAACCACGACAGGAGGTGTGACATGTCTGTTGGGAAGAGAATCTTTTCCACCGTGGTGTTGGTTCTTGCCTTCACCTTCTCTCTTGTATCGATCGGCACGACCAAGAACATCATAAAGGTATTCATGTGGGAGATCAAGGATTGGGACCCCCACGTCTGCTATTCCGACGGGGCCCGGATCCTGACCAATATCTACGAAACTCTCGTCAGATATGAAGACGGAAAGGTGACCCCCTCCCTGGCCACCTCCTGGGAGAAATCCGACAACGGAAGGGTCTGGACCTTCAAACTCCGCAAGGGAGTGAAGTTTCAAAACGGAGAGCCCTTCAACGCTTATGCCGTGAAATACTCGATCGACCGGCTGCTGAAGATGGGCAAAGGAGGCGCATGGAACTTCGAGCCGATCAAGGAGACAAG includes:
- a CDS encoding P1 family peptidase — its product is MGDSLEKRPRARDLGIPLEGRPGPMNAITDVKGVEVGHATLIRGKGRLVVGKGPVRTGVTAILPRGKKGPGRVFAAWFSLNGNGEMTGTTWIEESGLLEGPIMLTNTHSVGVVRDSVVEWLAKHGLMTQPWALPVVAETYDGFLNDINGFHVNKEHVFEALDKAGSGPVAEGNVGGGTGMICYEFKGGIGTASRKLEERDGAYAIGVLVQANHGRRRQLRVAGVPVCTDMTENLVWSQDRSRVAGSIIIIVATDAPLMPHQLKRVARRASLGLARTGSTASNYSGDIFLAFSTANPEVARSSGVAQMTMLLEDRMDPIFEATVQAAEEAIINALVAAETMTGIDDHTVIAIPHDRLREDLEKYGRLMR
- a CDS encoding amidohydrolase; protein product: MNGGKSNTSRAGKNPADLVLQNAAVYTVDPSRPWADSLAVKGKEIVYVGSNTGVGAYIGQGTEVIDLHGKMVLPGFVDSHAHVSLGVSLVPSVSVQLFNLPSLAAYQQALRDFAARRPDLEVIYGAGWTNSIFPPLGPRKEDLDAVVADRPVSMMSEDGHAVWVNSKALEAAGIGKGTPDPRGGVIERDPETGEPSGTLRETAMDSVHSILPPYTVEQMKEGIRAYAAMAAREGITTVHDPMLICPGDRESYLASGLARNSVEAFSQLEAHGELSLRVRGSLLTLPTRGPAQVSAFLSERAKHRGAQFQINSAKIFADGVIEGSTAYLFEPYAHMPEYRGKSLWEPDALKEICRVLDREKFQIHVHAIGDAAISMTLDAFEHARNANGPRDSRHLITHLQLLGPKDIPRFASLGVIGVPQPIWFLKGDYYYKLALPYLGRERADRQYPMKSFFEAGVRMAGASDFPVTLPCPPLLGIMTGVTRCEPGVADPGEVLWPEERASLKDMIACFTINGAYANFLERETGSLQVGKVADIVVIDGNLFEMPASEIGKTRVVLTLFEGREVYRDASLHGE